One genomic window of Oryctolagus cuniculus chromosome 11, mOryCun1.1, whole genome shotgun sequence includes the following:
- the LOC100355528 gene encoding olfactory receptor 8S1: protein MAPRNHSTVEEFILTGLSEDPHVEALLFVLFLGIYLLTMTGNLMMLLVIGTDSHLHTPMYFFLSNLSFLDLCFSTVTVPKLLKDLLSEKKTISVEGCLTQVFFVFITAGTEAFLLSMMAYDRYAAICHPLLYGQMMSIELCVKLVLVSWGLASLNSVVIVLLAVNLDFCEAQTIHHYTCELPSLFPLSCSDISINIDILICSTLLHGLGTFLPIFFSYARIVSTILSMRSTTGRSKAFNTCSSHLLAVVLFFGSGLVRYLMPTSGSSLDLLSSLQYSAVTPMLNPLIYSLKNQEVQAAMQRTFGKYLHYFR from the coding sequence ATGGCCCCGAGGAACCACAGCACTGTCGAGGAGTTCATTCTGACTGGGCTGTCCGAGGACCCGCACGTCGAGGCTCTACTCTTTGTACTCTTTCTGGGGATTTATCTCCTGACCATGACAGGGAACTTGATGATGCTTCTGGTGATTGGAACCGACTCCCAcctccacacccccatgtacttcttcttGAGTAACCTGTCATTCCTGGACCTCTGCTTCTCCACTGTCACTGTGCCCAAGCTGCTGAAGGACCTCTTGTCTGAGAAGAAAACCATCTCTGTAGAGGGCTGCCTGACTCAGGTCTTCTTTGTGTTTATCACTGCAGGGACTGAAGCCTTTCTGCTCTCAatgatggcctatgaccgctacGCCGCCATCTGCCACCCGCTGCTCTATGGCCAGATGATGAGCATAGAGCTCTGTGTGAAGTTGGTGCTGGTCTCCTGGGGCCTGGCCTCTCTTAACTCAGTGGTCATTGTGCTCTTGGCGGTCAATCTGGACTTCTGTGAGGCACAAACCATCCACCACTACACGTGCGAGctgccctctctcttccctctgtcttgCTCTGACATCTCCATCAATATAGACATCTTGATCTGCTCCACCTTACTTCATGGGCTTGGAACCTTCCTCCCAATCTTCTTCTCCTATGCCCGCATTGTCTCCACCATCCTGAGTATGCGCTCCACCACAGGCAGGAGCAAGGCCTTTAACACCTGCTCCTCACACCTCCTTGCAGTGGTCCTGTTTTTTGGGTCAGGTTTGGTTCGCTATCTTATGCCCACTTCAGGCTCCTCCCTAGATTTACTGTCTTCCTTGCAATACAGTGCCGTCACACCCATGCTGAATCCCCTCATCTACAGCCTAAAAAATCAGGAAGTACAGGCAGCAATGCaaaggacatttgggaagtaccTACATTATTTTAGGTAA